The Cyprinus carpio isolate SPL01 chromosome B8, ASM1834038v1, whole genome shotgun sequence genome segment actgcttagactagtcttaaaaatgTAGTCTTTGAATTTGTTTTCTTATaaactggtcataactttttaaagtcaATTACAAAATGGTAGCTTGGGCCAGTTTGAATTAAAGTAAGACTAATTACCTCTTGATTAACTGCTATTTGGTCAAACTAGGTCTTAAGGCAGAGACTTAACATAGTGACTATTTATGCAACTAGccccaaatttatttttttgctctaaacaatgtaatgcatgaaaaaaaaaaaaaaaaaaaactttttttttttttttaatcgcaagAGGATATCACAAGAACTTACAACGAGCGGAATGGAGCAAATGAGCACGACTGCGGAGGTGGCGATGAGCAGAATGACCATCTGGATCTCCGCGCCAGCGAGGCGGCTAAAGCTGCGGCTCCTGCCGGGATCAGACGCTCTGCCCGGGTCTGTACCGAGCGACGTGCGCCTGACGAACCTCCGGTGCATCCGGATGAGCGCGGCGCACACCAGCACGTTACAGACCACCGTCACCAGGATCAGCAGCGAGCTGCAGCCCGCGTACATGAAGGAAAACGCGGCGTGCGTGCTCACGTTGGTCCGCCAGTCGATGAAGCACCAGGTTTGAGGGTATTGCATCTTGACCTCTCCAAACCCAGCGCTCGGGAGCGCGCAGAACAGTATGTTGGATGCGTAAATGGCGAGCAGCGTGACTCCCGCGAGCTTCTTATCCACGTAGTCGTTGTAGAAGTACGCGTGATTGATGGCGATGTATCTCTCGATGGACATGGCGCAGATGATGCTCAGTCCCGCGAGGGAGAAGAAGAGCAGAACGAATCCAAAGTACTGGCACAGGGGGTCTCCATCAGGCCACGCGCCCTTCACATAAGTGGCGATGGTCACCGGACTGGCGAGGACGGTCCCCAGGAGATCCGTGACCGCCAGACCGCAGACCAGAGTGTAGAATGTGGTCTCCTTCTGCTCCCTTCTGGACTTGCAGAGCACCACGATGGCGATCAGGTTGCTGATGACTCCAAAGATGAACATGATGGCTGGGATGGTGGGCTCCATCCTGCGCGTCGCGGTGCTGTTGTccatgttaaatttctccaagtGTCATTTTGCAGGAGTTATCCTGCCGTAAATCCTGCTGCGCAGCGAATAAAGTCATGACTGACTGATCCGCCCCTCCTGCCTCATAtatgtccctgcagcacagaagcagtcataagtagcacaggtatatttgtagcaatagacaacaatacattgtatgggtcacaattatacatttctcttttatgacaaaaaatcattaggatattaagtaaagatcatgttccatgaagatattttgtaaatttcctactgtaaatatatcaaaaacgtaatttttgattagtctATTGGCTGCACGGTGGTATgcaaatatgcattgctaaaaacttcatttgaacaactttaaagatgattttcgagattccagattttcaaatagttgtatctcagacaaatattgtcctcctaacaaaccatacatcaatggagagattatttatgatgtataaatcttaatttcaaaacaatgtaacttacactgtatgactgttttttttttgctccaggaTCACATGTCACACATTTCCTGGGGTTAGCCCAGAGACATTTATATACGTGACCCCAAATCTGaaagaataaataatctctccattgatgtatggtttgttaggaggacaatatttgtctgagatacaactatttgaaaatctggaatctgagggtgcaaaaaaatctaaatattgagaaaatcatctttaaagttgttcaaatgaagttcttagcaatgcatattactaatcaaaaattaagttttgatatatttacggtaggatatttactaaatatcttcatggaacatgatctttacttaatatcctaatgatttttgtcataaaagagaaatgtataattgtgactcatacaatgtattgttgtctattgctacaaatatacctgtgctactgatgactgcttctgtgctgcagggacacatatatgTCCGAATACACAggatacacttaaaaatataggctatatatgttTAAATCCTACTttggctttaatttattttttattttatttttttaaacaagccaaTTATAATTAAACATGCAGGGCTCTATTGCCTCTATACACTTACGTTTTAGCACTTgtatgcatttacactgcacatattgcataagtaatgtttATGAGAGAGAAAAGTAGAATGGcacctttaaatatgaaactaaaattgccagtaggtggcggcaagccACTGTCTTAATGATTTGTTGAGTCATTTATTCAATCGATTCTTTCAAAGCGGTTTTTATGAGTGGGTCACTGACTCAAAAACACGAATTCATTCAGTAAGGAAACACCGCTGTGTGCTGCTagagatttatttttgttaatgaaactggtttaaatattgtttttataatttaaaccagtgtttactttttgtttattgaactgttgctCTCTGACACTAAAAAGAAAACGAAGAAAACTCTGCCAAAGACACCATGCTAACAAACCTTTCATATAGGACTATTTTACTAACAGCTGGCGCCAGCGCAAACCGTCTTTGCGCGTTAAAATAACAgcctactgtcaggatttactaaagacgcacagtgaagaattagcgccgaaaaggcatggacagttattttttacgtctgaccttattgaatatgcattgtaggagtttcccttcagatgcaaaatttatagGAGGAGAGTATTGAAATGAATTATGCAATATGATTTACTAACGTTTGCTCTCGTCTCTGCCATTATttaatgcttcaaaaaaaaaaaattgcgctgctcttggtagattgcgatggtcattattttcttgtaaatgatCTGCATCTAAGTTCTTTAATGTgcgcattgttagtaaatcacacacagaatttACTATGATTCTATGATTAAATAGCCTCTATATATATCAGTAACAAGTACCTAATTGGACAGATGGCAAGATCGGTATAGCGACGGTAAGAAGTTGGCATTTTGTCTTTTGTCAGCTTTAaagataaagatattttgaaaagacTTGGAGATCAAACCCCattggaccccatttactttcgtaatagagagaaaaaaataccgGGACATTTTTCAatgttgtgttccacagaaactcttacaggtttgggtCGACATGAGTGTGAATAGATCGTGACAGATCCCTCATATTtacgtgaactatccctttatccGTGCATGGAGAAGAGTCGAGACCTGCTAAAACCAGCAAACCTTGTTAggtttaagataaataaataaatagtacaataggaataaaatgaaataatgcaaGTAAGTTCTGAGAAATAATCTCAAGTCAGCTTCCAAAGAAAACTGCTCAGACCTGATTTGCATTTAGAGGACTTATGGACATTTTGACCAGGTATACTGCTATTTTAGTTATGTACACTTTGGCATTAAACATGCATAAATAAGTAAATCaatagtaaaatgtttttgttaaatgtatgaCAAATGCATGTCTATCAGATATAAGTTTACCAAACTGCTGAAGACTGCAGGAACCCTTTACACAAATACATGCTTAGTATTCAAGTTTATACTTGTGTAACCTGAAAGATACTATTCAAATCAATAAATTACCTCTATAACTATGTGGTGAGTTTGGATATGAATGTGTAATCATAAGCCGATCTCGGCTGCATGCTGAGGTTTTGGCTCATCCCTCCAGTTCTTGTTTCTATTTCTAAACAACATCTACCTTACAGTAACAGCACAATCACCTTTATAGCAGGGACAAGCACAGACTCGCCTGTTTGCCAGTGAACCCAGTGGAAAATCACTGTTTCTTTCCAAGCTTTTGAAGCTTCCGATTTATTCTGAGATACAGTTTTAACAGATgctgcattatattttatattgatattctGTGCATAAGagatataaaagtaaataaagtttatttatagcatgttaactaaaaccaagaaaacttttgttacttgaaataagataaactttaattgaaataaaacataaatacaactgTACACATATTGCCAaggcatcatttctcattttcattgaaTTCGACtggaagtactaaaataactaaaactgtaatagaaattaaaatataaaaatataaacatattaacatatatatatatatatatatatatatatatatatatatataatatatatatatatatatatatatatatatatatatatatatatatatatatatatatatatatataataaacctaataaaaatcacaaaacacaacaaaaattactcaaaactaaatttaacatgaaaatagaaaatgtaaaaactattttaaaatttattaaaaaaaataatagtatctcaattatgcttgaaataaaataaacagaaaataaataaataaacaaataaataaaaccttaaacttattttatttcacctggTTGCCACGGCAATATTTCtctttaaaatgactaaaactgaaataataattaattaaatataaacagattaaaaaagaaaaacaacaaaaatgaaaaaactacacaataaaattactaacatttttaccataattaaaatgaaaacagaaaatgttaaatagATAATACTaacattttgttacttgaaataaaataaacttactaaacaaacaaaattacaaaaaagaaaacaataaaaaaataaaaactaattcaaaatattaataaaaacaataatagtatattaatgattgaaatgaaataaacagaaataaataaaaataaaaccttaaactcattttatttcaaaacaattctaatttttattaactttaaaatgactaaaactaaaataaaaattaataaaaaaaatatataaaaatgacaaacctacacaacaaaattattataattaaaataaaaacaaaaaaatgttaaactatataaaactaattcaaaacatCCATAAAACTATGATAGTATCTAAATAATACTaactttttgttactttaaataaaataaacttactaaacaaactaaataactaaaactgtagcaaaaaattttaaatgaaaacataatataaaaataaaaaacttcaaaatattaataaatactataatagtatctcagtgctACAGTTCTGGTTTCTCGGGATTTCTTCTGTGATTGTTAATGTTAAAGGTGTGACGTGAGGTCATACTGTACATCCATCTATGATTCATATATGATCTTTCTGTCTGCCGAGGACAGGATTTGAGCATGTTTGCGCTGCTCATGATAACAGTGATGGCTCTTAAACAAAAGCATCTCAGTATTGTCTGGATGAGAAGTAAACTGTTTAGATTGGCAGCGGCTGATGTCGGACTCAATATCTCAGCCAAAACTCCAGCCAACACTCAAAACTCAAGTTATGGCCAGCCACATCAACATAATACTGTCATTTAACcaatttaaagaacaaaaatcacatttaatcgGGAATTTTAAAAGCTCTTATTTGAAGACACAATCTAACGTTGGTTTGGGTTCCGGAAACGGAGGAAAAACAGCAATGCATCTTATTAAAAGTCTTGgaaaagctttaatcaggatcaAAACATGATGAGAATCAGCCTCAGATTCGTATCAGTTTGAGGGTTTCGGGTTACGTGCAGGAACAGACCAAACCAATCATTTTCACATGAAAACCTAAACTGAGCGAGAGGAAACAGCGCTTGATTGCCAGAAACGCAATTCAATTAACATTCACTCCGATGCTGCGTCATAATACGATTACTGCATAAAAAGGCCAGGAATACATTTGATTCGTTTAGTAGCTGTCACTTACACACGGGACATTCGTTATGAAATGACACATGAAACCACTTCCTATGATATCAAATCTCACCAATTTCACAAATCGGATTTGGTGGAAAAATATCATCCTGATTAACGTCAACTCCAGCCGCGAAATATGACTGATGATTCACATTCCCGTTTCTGAAATCAGCTTTCTGggatttcagtttaaaataagaacaatCCTAAAAATCTGTTCAGGCAAGAGCGACAAATGCATGGAAATTAATCAAATCAGACCAGTAACGATGATTCAATAATGACTAATACACTGCTGATTTAATTATAGcaacttaaatgtaaaataatatttttcaacaaattttacacaaaattaacatgacaagaCATAAAGGGAGGTatcttaatatgaaataaaaaccaCCTAATTTATCGGCTGATGACTGATATGTTAtccattattaattaatatgtgtaatttattaatttgccaTCAGGCGGCTTTAATGAAACATCATCAACAGTTGCACAGAGCATCTACAATGACCATTAAGAAACTacatattcttaaataaataatatttaggaGGAGCATTTAAAATGAAGTAGGGGaagtaaaaatgtgattaattataaCGAGGAATCACAGCACTGGAAATATTCACACGCTTGCTTATACCGTCATATACACTTACAGTCAAAACTTTTGGAATaactgcaatttttttgtttttgaagactcttctgcttaccaaggtggcatgtttgatcaaaaatacagtaaaaatgtgaaatattataatttaaaatagctttttttctatgtgaatatatgtaatttattactgtgatcaaagcttaattgttttttagcatttgtttgaaatagaaagcttttataacattgtaaatgtcttaactgttacttttgatcaatttaatgcatgcttagtgagtaaaaaaaaaaaaacaaattaattaaaaaaaaccttttgaatgtttatttgtcatttgaaggatcatgtgacactgaagactggagtaatgatgctgaaaatacagctgcacatcacagaaataaattacactttaacacatattcacatacagaacagctgttttaaactataataatatatcacaatttttactgtattttttaaactaataaatgcagccttggtgaacagaaaagaggtttttttttttttttttgaaaaattctaattgttccaaacctttgaATGCAAGCATACATCAAAAAGTCTCCTGAACACCATACTCAGTACTCACTGAAGTACTCAGGTTTAGGTTGGATGTAGAAAGAAGGTTTGGGAAACGTGAAGCACAGTGTCTTTACGGaggaatgtttgtgtgttttcggGTTGAACAGCAGCCAGATTCCCAGGAAACACTGAATGAATACAGAAGAGTTTGAATAGAGGCAGATTGGAGGAGATTGTGGTTTCATTTAACAGgccataacacacacaaacacaaacccagTTGCtgatttacaggaaaaaaacaggCTGATAACACACCGATTTTAGAGCTTATTTTCAGCATGGCAGAAATACAAGAATTCGAAATCGTCACAGAATTCCTAAAAACAGCTTCAGACGCCTGATTTTGGCCCTTTTGTCAGAATCTTCTGATAAGCGGCGACACTCAGAGAATGTGTTTTGTGCCGGGGATTGTGGGATTGAGGGTGTGTGTTCAGAGGAAAGGAAACGCTGATGCCGTGAAGGAGCGTAATGACAGATGCAGATGCGCTGTCTGTTTGAGCTGGACGCGGATCAGTAACAGTGTTGTGTAATTCATGAGATGAAACAAAGACAcacccacaaaaacaaacaaacactgagatgatgatgatggagaaaCTGACAGgtgtgacagagaaaaaataTACTGGTGTTTTACCATTCAGTAATTATGAGGACAGTGCTGCTCAAACGCTTGCAATTATtagagaagtctcttctgctcactatttatttaatcaaaaatacagtaaaaattgtgaaattattataatctaaaacagctgttttctatgtgaatatgtgttaaagtgtaatttatttctgtgatgtgcagctgtattttcagcatcattactgcagtcttcagtgtcacatgatcttcagaaatcattctaatatgatgatttgctgctcaagaaacatttctgattattatcaatgttgaacacagttgtgctgcacaatatttatgCGGAAactatgatgcattttatttttcaggaatcggagatgaacagaaagttcaaaataacagcatttatttgaaatagaaacattttgtaacattttacggtcacttttgattaattcaatgtgttcttgatgaataaaagtattaattccttccGTTTTCAAAAAGTCTTTCTTACGCCAatctgtttttcaacattgataagaatcagaaattattattatgatttctgaagatcatgtgacactgaagactggagtaatgatgccgaaaattcagctgtgcatcacagaaataaattacagtttaacacatattcacagagaaaactgttattttaaactgaaataatatttcacaatttgtacagtattttttgaTCACATCAAAGCAGATTTGGCGAGCAGAAgtgacttctttcagaaacattaaaaatccaaaCTGTGTAAATCCTGTTATTCCCGTGCATACAGTACAGAAGGAACCGAGACTAAATATAAGAGTATTCTCATTGTTTATTTATACTGTTCAGATTTACAGGGCGTTGAAAAAGATTCCAAATAATATTAACACACAAACCTCTCTCTCAATCGACCCAACCAAAGAcaataaacatgacaaacaatGCTGTGTCTGGAGGACGGCGCTCACAGCTTGCTCAGACGCTCTTCTGGTTCTTCTCTttcgtctctctttctctctgaatgAGCTGCTGGCGTTCTGCCTCCCAGACGCTCACCGTCTGCTGATATTCAGCGATATCTGCGTCTTCACAGGCCTCCAGCGTCTGCTGCGTCAGAGCCGATACCAGAGACACCAGGCTCCTCGAGTCGATCCTGTCCCGGGACACGAGCCGCTCCTTCAGCTCCTACCAAAACATCCAGCTCACAAATTAACCCTGAAAAACCTGACATACAGTATCTATAGCTGAAATGGAACAGAACCAGATTAAGATTGAGGTTGgtgcatcatctgaaagttgaataaataatctctccattgatgtgtggtttgttaggaggacaatatttgtctgagatgcaactatttgaaaatctggaatctgagggagcaaaaaaaaatctaaatattgagaaaatcatctttaaagttgttcaaatgaagttcttagcgatgcatattactaatcaaaaattaagttttgatatatttacagtaggaaatttactaaatatcttctttacttaatatcctaatgatttttgtcataaaagagaaatgtataattgtgacccatacaatgtattgttgtctattgctacaaatatacctgtgttaCTTTTGTGCtgcatttgttaattaatttgtttgtttatatttattaacaatttccTCTAAAATGCAACGAGCACGAGCACAATCCGTGGTGAAGTTTAGAAGgtgtttatataaatgcataaat includes the following:
- the ptger4a gene encoding prostaglandin E receptor 4 (subtype EP4) a, whose amino-acid sequence is MDNSTATRRMEPTIPAIMFIFGVISNLIAIVVLCKSRREQKETTFYTLVCGLAVTDLLGTVLASPVTIATYVKGAWPDGDPLCQYFGFVLLFFSLAGLSIICAMSIERYIAINHAYFYNDYVDKKLAGVTLLAIYASNILFCALPSAGFGEVKMQYPQTWCFIDWRTNVSTHAAFSFMYAGCSSLLILVTVVCNVLVCAALIRMHRRFVRRTSLGTDPGRASDPGRSRSFSRLAGAEIQMVILLIATSAVVLICSIPLVVIQVFLNQLYKMPVEKRLDKNPDLLAIRFASTNPILDPWIYILLRKAVLSKVVENIKCLFCKIGSQMPQGQNSFHCMDGAQVSSIISRDSQSAVSQELMNTSQTCLYPPESCLDTCQSNQCGRSLSDASSESSNRNSLDSRSKDQPLQVTITNETYEEKSI